In one window of Bdellovibrio bacteriovorus W DNA:
- a CDS encoding MscS Mechanosensitive ion channel (COG0668 Small-conductance mechanosensitive channel): MNSVLIEIQNAYEKYPQLDWLTIFAISLGCTLVARGIVKFFIRKLKNRYVQTQTDPAKQFSIKNTFYQLSQSTHWWVVFFWFLHQLAKTTYQSESALKFTFPLIVIASGFQVSVWGLRYIEIWQNRYLEKKIAKDAGAQTVSELISTVLKGTFVVFIVLTCLSNLGINIGTFVAGLGIGGIAIALAAQNILGDIFASLSIIFDKPFVIGDSIMVGQEQGTVEHVGIKTTRVRSLSGEELIFSNKDLLESRIRNFRRMWKRRVVISFALPLNVDVQKLKEVPSWIRTLLESQPEITVDRSHLSSFANAYANYEVVYWVNSPNFNLHMDLQQKFLLNFLEKLNSQDMSIAIPSQELILNENLLKAMSFRSESQEVTT, encoded by the coding sequence ATGAATTCAGTTCTTATTGAGATACAAAATGCTTACGAAAAATATCCGCAACTTGACTGGCTCACCATCTTTGCAATCTCTTTAGGCTGTACTTTAGTTGCCCGAGGAATCGTTAAATTCTTCATCAGGAAACTAAAGAATCGCTATGTTCAAACTCAAACAGATCCTGCCAAACAGTTTTCAATCAAAAACACGTTTTATCAGCTCTCTCAATCGACTCACTGGTGGGTGGTCTTCTTTTGGTTTCTGCATCAATTAGCAAAAACAACCTATCAATCAGAGTCTGCTCTGAAGTTTACATTTCCTCTGATTGTCATTGCTTCGGGTTTTCAAGTCTCTGTGTGGGGTCTGCGCTATATTGAAATTTGGCAAAATCGTTATTTAGAAAAAAAGATCGCTAAAGACGCCGGCGCCCAGACCGTCTCGGAACTGATCTCGACGGTTCTAAAGGGAACTTTCGTTGTCTTTATCGTCCTGACTTGTTTGAGCAATCTCGGCATTAATATTGGCACCTTCGTCGCAGGTTTAGGAATCGGCGGAATCGCCATCGCCCTTGCTGCACAAAACATCCTCGGCGATATCTTTGCTTCCCTTTCAATTATCTTCGACAAACCCTTCGTCATCGGTGACTCCATCATGGTCGGCCAAGAACAAGGAACCGTAGAGCATGTTGGAATTAAAACAACAAGAGTTCGCAGCCTTTCAGGCGAAGAACTTATCTTTTCCAATAAAGACCTTCTTGAAAGCCGAATTCGCAATTTTCGCCGCATGTGGAAGCGCCGAGTGGTGATTTCATTTGCGCTGCCTCTAAATGTTGATGTGCAAAAATTAAAGGAAGTCCCGAGCTGGATCCGCACTTTGCTAGAGTCTCAACCAGAAATCACTGTGGATCGCTCTCATCTATCCTCTTTTGCAAACGCCTATGCAAACTATGAAGTTGTATATTGGGTGAACAGCCCTAACTTCAACCTACACATGGATTTACAGCAAAAATTCTTATTAAACTTTTTAGAAAAACTAAACTCACAAGACATGTCCATTGCGATCCCCTCGCAGGAACTCATTC
- a CDS encoding hypothetical protein (COG3729 General stress protein) — protein MANQQPNHNQNNHNQNKNNNHSNVQNQGMHNPKQASTEGQKDSRHSSSQESSRPNQPAGKSSGRGFASMDPAKQREIASKGGQAAHRQGTAHQFTSEEAREAGRKGGEVVSRDREHMAKIGRKGGEASGQARRNTPDQTTNH, from the coding sequence ATGGCTAACCAGCAACCCAATCATAATCAGAATAATCACAACCAAAATAAAAATAACAACCATTCCAATGTCCAAAACCAAGGAATGCACAATCCCAAACAGGCAAGTACGGAGGGGCAAAAGGACAGTCGGCACAGCTCCTCTCAAGAATCCTCTCGTCCTAATCAGCCTGCAGGAAAGTCCTCAGGAAGAGGATTTGCATCTATGGACCCAGCTAAACAAAGAGAGATTGCAAGTAAAGGCGGGCAAGCTGCACATAGGCAGGGAACTGCTCATCAGTTTACGTCCGAAGAAGCCCGGGAAGCTGGAAGAAAGGGCGGGGAAGTGGTGAGTCGCGACCGTGAGCATATGGCAAAGATTGGACGTAAAGGGGGAGAAGCCAGCGGGCAAGCTCGACGTAACACGCCCGATCAGACGACAAATCACTAG